A region of Notolabrus celidotus isolate fNotCel1 chromosome 4, fNotCel1.pri, whole genome shotgun sequence DNA encodes the following proteins:
- the LOC117811770 gene encoding myosin heavy chain, cardiac muscle isoform-like, with translation MANSKSTSWYQPMDIDESNETLEEIISRYCRWPSQDKPHPQSNQRRLPQRQERYPAAKSQVQELQERLEEERQQRLQCEKENRCLKELKHLKPSFQPQNLTYYVQHTTGKFTGIIKDLNQKLTAKEEANESLKKEVEDLKKWLAEARSSHTELSSKLISQNEDSDRLKKEVDQLTKDKEHQTWWIDRLMNELDEVRGQLWELEALDLKEQVDKLTKEKASLTRWSDRLMKELDEVSDPLWELEALDTKEEVEDLKKRLAEAKTSHTELSSKLKSQKDDSDRLREEVDQLTKEKETQTLWSDLLLKELEEVREQLWVMKLPNHQAVKEETDLAQLMKNLSLQDNSGPSLPSNETWVKELIKISPWRTPP, from the coding sequence atgGCAAACTCAAAATCAACAAGCTGGTACCAACCAATGGATATAGACGAGTCAAATGAGACTCTGGAGGAGATCATCAGCAGGTATTGTCGCTGGCCAAGCCAAGACAAACCTCATCCTCAATCCAATCAGAGGCGCCTACCACAACGACAGGAGAGGTATCCTGCTGCCAAGAGCCAGgtccaggagctgcaggagaggctggaggaggagcgACAACAGAGACTCCAGTGTGAAAAGGAGAACAGGTGTTTAAAAGAACTTAAACACCTGAAGCCCTCCTTTCAGCCTCAGAACCTCACCTATTATGTGCAGCACACCACAGGGAAGTTCACTGGCATAATAAaagacctgaaccagaagctcACAGCCAAGGAGGAGGCCAATGAGTCCCTCAAAAAGGAGGTGGAGGACCTGAAGAAATGGCTGGCAGAAGCCAGGTCCAGTCACACTGAGCTGTCCTCCAAATTGATATCCCAGAATGAGGACAGTGACAGGCTCAAGAAGGAGGTGGACCAGCTCACTAAGGACAAGGAACACCAAACCTGGTGGATTGACCGCCTCATGAATGAGCTGGATGAGGTCAGGGGGCAGCTTTGGGAGCTGGAGGCCTTAGACCTCAAGGAACAGGTGGACAAGCTCACCAAGGAGAAGGCAAGCCTAACCCGATGGAGTGACCGCCTCATGAAAGAGCTGGACGAGGTCAGCGACCCGCTTTGGGAGCTGGAGGCCTTAGACAccaaggaggaggtggaggacctgAAGAAAAGGCTGGCAGAAGCCAAGACCAGCCACACTGAGCTGTCCTCCAAATTAAAATCACAAAAGGACGACAGTGACAGGCTCAGGGAGGAGGTGGACCAGCTCACCAAGGAGAAGGAAACCCAAACCTTGTGGAGTGACCTCCTTCTGAAAGAGCTGGAAGAGGTCCGGGAGCAGCTTTGGGTGATGAAGCTCCCCAACCATCAAGCTGTCAAGGAGGAGACTGATCTGGCCCAACTAATGAAGAACCTGTCCCTCCAAGACAACTCAGGGCCCTCCCTTCCTAGCAATGAGACTTGGGTTAAAGAACTTATCAAGATCTCTCCCTGGAGAACGCCCCCCTAA